CTACGGCCAAACAATGTGCAGCTAAAGAGCCTGGAAGTGGTGGTGGTCTTGGCGCGAATTCACTGATTTTATCACTTTTCGGTTGGGGTGGTTCATCCACTACTACATCATCTGGAAATGGAAGAGGTGTAGAAGCTCAAGATTCTAGAAATGATGCACATTCAGCCAAGGATAGAGGGAAAGCAGCAAAAACAGATTCATCAGGCGATGGTGATTCAAAAGATTTAGCAAATTCTCTGGGCACAGGAAGGGAAGCAAGTTCAGAAAAAGCTGTAAGCTTACCAGGATCAGGATTAGGAGCAGGAAGAGGGCCGTCAAACCATGTAGGCTTAAGAGGTCCACAGCACCAAGCTGGGAGAGAAGCAATGTCTCAATCTGGGGTAATGTTAAGCACTGTAGGTCAATTGTCTAATGGGAATAACGGTGGTTTATTTGCAGATCATGGAATTTTGAATACCGTAGTAATTGGGGAAGTATTGGATTCCtctaatatttttcaaaaaattagtgAAGTATTGAAATCAGATTATTTTCGTCATTTAGTTACTGGTGCTTCCGCAATTGGAGTGCTTATCTTCCTCATCTATTTCTTCAGAGTAATTACAAATTTGAtcttaaaatgtgaatattttgtggtaatatttacaatttttatttctttaagTGCGTAATTATGAAGTAAACATATTATgtacttctttttatttgtacttTAGTCAACTGCGATAGGGTCgaaatcaaataaaagggATAAGACGAAAAGAGAACGCGAGAATAATTACTACGACGCATATGAAGAAGATTTTTCAAGATATGGATCTGAACATTCAGTAGAAGATTCGGAAATGAGCGACGTTCATTTGTCCTATCAGCCTAGGCGTGATTCTTACTACTAATTAGGCATGTAATGTGAAAGAGTTTGGAACAGCCACTTGAGCAGGAATGCCAGACGAGCTACGTGAATAATTTTGATTGAGGAAggagagaagaacaaaaatggtgaagtgCAGCGAAATGGTGCAAAATTTTACACCATTTCAAAGCAATAAGAAGGTATTACGTGCAGTACGCATGGTAAGGGGGAATTATGTTATACAGACGACAAAAGTATTAAAAGTgattcaattttgtaaataatatgGCTAGTAACGAAGttacgtattttttaaataccaataaatttatattgcccaaaaaatgtaacaagtatcataaaaatgagtaaGTTCTTGTGGGGCATAAAGGGCGTCTTTTAACAGAAAAGATATGGGTGAACAGCTTTAATTTAATGGCGTAAAGTATATCTAATTATAGTGTAGTAAACAAATTAGGGGGAAACATAATGGATAATTATCCTGCGTTGGATGTAGTTGATGAACTCCACGTGAAAGGGTGTGTTTAACGAAGCTACATATAAGACAAAACATCTTTTAAGCTtataatatgtgtatattgCCCTATGGATGGTATCTATATATTATGCatctccatttgtttttacgtAGCAACATGTAATGCTTAAAGCATTACGTTTGTTGTAGAAAagagtgtatttttttttcgtggaCATTATACTAATTTATTGACATggttattcgttttttttattaacaaaacgtgtatatatcattttattaattgtGCCAAGGTGccaattttatgatatacacattttgtgCATGCTAAAACGTGTAAATGATACTTAAATTACAGAGTAATATAATTGAATAGgaacataaattaaattaatatcAGCATTAATATGATAGCTTTGTAAGAATAGTGTTGTCAGTAGATTAAAAGGTGTACTAATGTGGATTCTGCATTTACGTTTTAAGGAAGCACGCAGTGACTATTTTACCCGTATGAAGACAAAGATGCGTTGCATGCAAATGTgagtgtatatacatatgcatatatgaaTACAAATTGCTTCCAACATTTCTGCGCCAATTTGGGAATAGCAGTTTTGCCTAACCTGTAGAAAGAAAAGGGTCGTTTAAAGAGCTTGCAAAACGTTCATGAGGTCCGCAGTTACGTAGTGCTTGCACACAGTGAGATGATTTATTTTGGCGATAATGCTGggctctttttttcactgttTCGCCTTGACATTAGATCATTGGTTCATTAGTCAATTTGTGAAtattttcgttatttttctttttaactgGTACGCCTCACAGAGCAGAAACGTGCGTTTATGATGAGCGCTTTTAAATTGTTCAGGTATTATGactgaaaaaatgggaaagcatGTCTACGAACcgcacaaaattgtgtaactTGCGACTGGCTTATAAGGAGGAATAATATACTATGCAATGTCATGAATGACCTAGTGGCGACCTTCTGCGAGATTCGGCATGAGCATTTCTCCGTCATAAGTGAACTGTGGTATTCTATGAACCTATAAGCTGCGTAGGCATAATTTATAGAACATAGTATAATCACTTCAATGCAATTATTACATTCGTTATTGATTGCAAAGCCTTATATAATCTAAAGAATGAAATAAGTACGACATTTCAGATGATCAGTCAGGGTCCGTATAGTGCTATCACTACATGTTTGAATATGAGAAGTTTATGGATTTGCATATAAAGCTGGAAGGGTGTATGAAAGAACGTCAGAGGTTGGGTACATATTTAGAGTTTTTCGTCGACAGAATGAACAGTATAATGACCATAAATAAATGCAACATACATGAAAtaactggaaaaaaagagggtgTGGGGGTGGAACATTCCATTTTCTACTACGCGGGAGCAATGGAGCAAGTGCTGAGAAAGGAGATATCGGGTTATAAAACAGAACCAAGGTGATAAGACGTTGGGCGGACCATCAAAAGAACGAACATGTTATGTGTTCCCCTGAAATAACATTTCATTGagcataataataatgaatcCCGCGTGTCGGGAGTAGTGGAACACGAAATTGCCCTATAACTATCGCTCAACGTACTGCGACATCGATGAAGACTCATTTGGTACCACCGTACACGTGTAGATGCGTAATAACTCCCTTTGTTTTAAGATCATGCTCAATATAAATGTGCgcttaaaattgttaaacaCATTAGCACATACGTACTTGTGCACCTGAGCGTGGTTGCACATGTACACGTTTGTGTTTTAGGCTTTTACGAATTAAGTTTgcccttttgccttttttctttaattttttctcattatgTAAAACCTTTCAACATACACCATCCTTTGTGCCACAAATTAACCATtgtacaatatatattttttcgattCCTTACGGATCCACAATCTTATGGAAAGCTTGCACAAATATACCCATGTTGAGGTATCTGAACTGTTATCAACACACTTCAGCGTGAAggatttttaagaaaattacaaagtgCCCGTAGCATGGGGGTAAAACACGAACgtgtgaaaaaattcatgtttTAAGAGCGCgaagaaaggaataaaattacataagACTGTCGTTCTCTTTAGTGTGGATATTGACGAATGAACTACgctttgatatatttttttttaagagggAAAATTCacagttttgtttttccctgaGGAAAGGTTACTCGCGGAATTACTACATTGGCTTGCGTGAAGAGAAAGCTTGTACTTCCTTAACTCGCAAATTATATGTAGCAATTCTTTGTGGTTAAATTAAACATTTTCACGCAATAatgttctctttttttttttcgttctgtGAATAGGTGAGGGGTTCTTCGATGTGCTCAAAATGGGAATCGGAAAATACCGATTTATGCCTGCGATGTGGCTGCAGGGATATCCAGATAGAGgattattttaatgaataaatCACGCGTACGAATATGGAGAATGCGTTCCTCCAAAATGCAATTAAATTGTGTTCTTTGAGAggtgtaaaattttaaaagtacGCAATTTTAAAgcaccattttgtttattttcaaaGGCTGgcattattccttttttatgtgcgtCCCTCTTACCATTATTGCGGGGATAATTTAAAGAGGCTACATCAGCACGAAGGGGTATGGGGAAAGTGGAACACAACACTTATTAAGGTGAGtatttgcaaattttataAACCATTCTTTATTATGATACAAGGATTCGTATAGCTCAagtattccctttttaaaacacCACACAGATTACACGATTGTTCACGTTTAAATGCGTTAAGCGTTCCatggtttttccttttttaaagaacTTTGCTTCCCTTATATGaagtggggaaaagaaaGACCGTCGGTTCACATAGGTTTTTTAATGTGTATTATGTGACGCACACGCATGTACAAATGCATATTATGCGCAGTTTACCCATTTGCCTCATTTTCCAGCTCACAATGTGGACACATCGCGGCGGAAGTGAATCAGTGTATATTTGGTCTAAGGGAAGGTCGTGTTAACacataatatttcattttaatagCCCAATCAGCTCTGTAATTTTCATAAAGCTTAGTTTAAAATGGCACTAAGCATGAGAAATtcctttaatattttgttttctcaatatattaaaatgtacTTTACGAAATATATctttacaaaattgatttcattttaaaattaagcattttttattaaatgtcTTTCATAATGGGCACCATGTTATGGATGAACATTAAGGAAGGGACGTCTATAAATTGCCATGCACATGATGTGCGAAGTTGAAAAATGTActttgaacaatttttagATGTTTCGCGTGTTCATGCGTTTGCGATCTTTCCCTatgttcacaaaaattttattttttaaaaattttcttcgttcATTGTAAATATAGGTAAACATAATATTGCTTAACGGTTGTACATTTGTTAATGTGCAATTGgaaatgtaccttttttttattaacgtattaaaaaatggaagatgaacaggaaaataagaaataaaacgaCAGCTCATGCATCACGCTCGAACTTTTGCTTATAACACATTAGGTATCGTGACAgggatgcattttttcttcctcgcGCTGCGTATTTGGGTATTCCCATACAAGCGATGTTTCTAAGTGCGTACGTACACGTATATACACCTATGTGTGTATGCGTGAGGGCATGTGTTTATGTACCCCCCTGTGAACGCATGATAACAGGCGGAGTAATACCCCGAAAACGTATGTGCATCATATTTGGctgataaaaatgggaataggaaaataaattattttcgcaAAAGTAAgcaggaaaaatgaaaaaatgggatgtGTACGCTGTTCTAAATCATAAGCGTTTGAATTTTCTTGTGAACATTGTTAGCTGTTCAGGATGTTCCCCAAATGAATTCAGGGCAttcttaaataatttgtaaaaatggcatgttagcaaaaggaaaataacccTGTACACACAATTGCCATTGTTATAATGCAAAAAGTTGCCAAATGGCATGAATAATTTACACATATGAGGGATTGGGACTTTTAAActtcaaaatgtgtataGTGCGAAGGGGAATATAATTTGCGCAAGAAAAATacgcgtaaaaaataaagtaataaatatgaagaaacatgcatatacatagTTGTGTTAATCATTTGACCATGTTTTGCACTCTTGTAAAACTTAaaagagtggaaaaaataaaaatatgtgttgCTTgacatttattcattttgcacgaacaaaatgggaatatttttactgTTCAGAAAGCCGGAAATGAGGAAAATCACCCCGCATGCGCCGGTCATTTgcaaggaaataaaataaaatggataaacaCATTGGTTTAATAAATGCCAACGTCCTTCTTACGAtaatacacacatgtgcttAGATGAATGGATACACAGAATAGTTTTGTTCGTATGCTATTCAATGATGATCCAAAGGTATGAAGcatctcattttttacaaaaaaatcgaaagaaGCATTCGAGTAAGGGAAAGATCAAGGTCAAGGATAGGGTATTATTTAGGGGCAAGGTCGAGGTATGCTTtaagtgcaaaaaaggggttgGATTTATAAGCAGGTTACTATTAGTAGTAAGAACAAGGCAAGATTAAGATCAAAAGCACGAGAAAGGCCGTGTGCACAAGTGGGGGAAAAGGTAAGGTCAAATGTGCATGCAAGTGAATGTGTAAGGTCACGTGCACTCATAAATGCAAGAGCAAATGTAAATGTGAAGTCAAGTGTATGGGCAGGTGTACGAGTAAATTAAAatcaaatggaaaatgaaagttaaaagaaaatgaatgAGCATGTGTGAGAGCAAGTGCAAAGGTAAGGTCACNNNNNNNNNNNNNNNNNNNNNNNNNNNNNNNNNNNNNNNNNNNNNNNNNNNNNNNNNNNNNNNNNNNNNNNNNNNNNNNNNNNNNNNNNNNNNNNNNNNNNNNNNNNNNNNNNNNNNNNNNNNNNNNNNNNNNNNNNNNNNNNNNNNNNNNNNNNNNNNNNNNNNNNNNNNNNNNNNNNNNNNNNNNNNNNNNNNNNNNNNNNNNNNNNNNNNNNNNNNNNNNNNNNNNNNNNNNNNNNNNNNNNNNNNNNNNNNNNNNNNNNNNNNNNNNNNNNNNNNNNNNNNNNNNNNNNNNNNNNNNNNNNNNNNNNNNNNNNNNNNNNNNNNNNNNNNNNNNNNNNNNNNNNNNNNNNNNNNNNNNNNNNNNNNNNNNNNNNNNNNNNNNNNNNNNNNNNNNNNNNNNNNNNNNNNNNNNNNNNNNNNNNNNNNNNNNNNNNNNNNNNNNNNNNNNNNNNNNNNNNNNNNNNNNNNNNNNNNNNNNNNNNNNNNNNNNNNNNNNNNNNNNNNNNNNNNNNNNNNNNNNNNNNNNNNNNNNNNNNNNNNNNNNNNNNNNNNNNNNNNNNNNNNNNNNNNNNNNNNNNNNNNNNNNNNNNNNNNNNNNNNNNNNNNNNNNNNNNNNNNNNNNNNNNNNNNNNNNNNNNNNNNNNNNNNNNNNNNNNNNNNNNNNNNNNNNNNNNNNNNNNNNNNNNNNNNNNNNNNNNNNNNNNNNNNNNNNNNNNNNNNNNNNNNNNNNNNNNNNNNNNNNNNNNNNNNNNNNNNNNNNNNNNNNNNNNNNNNNNNNNNNNNNNNNNNNNNNNNNNNNNNNNNNNNNNNNNNNNNNNNNNNNNNNNNNNNNNNNNNNNNNNNNNNNNNNNNNNNNNNNNNNNNNNNNNNNNNNNNNNNNNNNNNNNNNNNNNNNNNNNNNNNNNNNNNNNNNNNNNNNNNNNNNNNNNNNNNNNNNNNNNNNNNNNNNNNNNNNNNNNNNNNNNNNNNNNNNNNNNNNNNNNNNNNNNNNNNNNNNNNNNNNNNNNNNNNNNNNNNNNNNNNNNNNNNNNNNNNNNNNNNNNNNNNNNNNNNNNNNNNNNNNNNNNNNNNNNNNNNNNNNNNNNNNNNNNNNNNNNNNNNNNNNNNNNNNNNNNNNNNNNNNNNNNNNNNNNNNNNNNNNNNNNNNNNNNNNNNNNNNNNNNNNNNNNNNNNNNNNNNNNNNNNNNNNNNNNNNNNNNNNNNNNNNNNNNNNNNNNNNNNNNNNNNNNNNNNNNNNNNNNNNNNNNNNNNNNNNNNNNNNNNNNNNNNNNNNNNNNNNNNNNNNNNNNNNNNNNNNNNNNNNNNNNNNNNNNNNNNNNNNNNNNNNNNNNNNNNNNNNNNNNNNNNNNNNNNNNNNNNNNNNNNNNNNNNNNNNNNNNNNNNNNNNNNNNNNNNNNNNNNNNNNNNNNNNNNNNNNNNNNNNNNNNNNNNNNNNNNNNNNNNNNNNNNNNNNNNNNNNNNNNNNNNNNNNNNNNNNNNNNNNNNNNNNNNNNNNNNNNNNNNNNNNNNNNNNNNNNNNNNNNNNNNNNNNNNNNNNNNNNNNNNNNNNNNNNNNNNNNNNNNNNNNNNNNNNNNNNNNNNNNNNNNNNNNNNNNNNNNNNNNNNNNNNNNNNNNNNNNNNNNNNNNNNNNNNNNNNNNNNNNNNNNNNNNNNNNNNNNNNNNNNNNNNNNNNNNNNNNNNNNNNNNNNNNNNNNNNNNNNNNNNNNNNNNNNNNNNNNNNNNNNNNNN
This window of the Plasmodium cynomolgi strain B DNA, scaffold: 0006, whole genome shotgun sequence genome carries:
- a CDS encoding CYIR protein (putative;~vir-type antigen); protein product: MAQKPISATELENAAEALKHNTLYDNLFSGKNKSKYEEYCNKVFDVADKKNDEAKGVCHKLAFFLEKIAVNPKKEERDKHCNYLPYWLYGEIGKIYKKEKSIKLGKIPFFNDLISAKNNIYSKIEGNKCSYLLFDSNTSLDELIKQKISFIYFNKYNDIKKDVTVSPNKDKCKKYSTYLDLISSFYKIIEKGYCMNRWFLSPPVPKYFNCDKNLNPESLLSTAKQCAAKEPGSGGGLGANSLILSLFGWGGSSTTTSSGNGRGVEAQDSRNDAHSAKDRGKAAKTDSSGDGDSKDLANSLGTGREASSEKAVSLPGSGLGAGRGPSNHVGLRGPQHQAGREAMSQSGVMLSTVGQLSNGNNGGLFADHGILNTVVIGEVLDSSNIFQKISEVLKSDYFRHLVTGASAIGVLIFLIYFFRVITNLILKCEYFVSTAIGSKSNKRDKTKRERENNYYDAYEEDFSRYGSEHSVEDSEMSDVHLSYQPRRDSYY